A stretch of the Aegilops tauschii subsp. strangulata cultivar AL8/78 chromosome 4, Aet v6.0, whole genome shotgun sequence genome encodes the following:
- the LOC109739791 gene encoding pollen allergen KBG 60-like, producing MAVQQQRTVALFLAVALVAGPAVSYAADAGYAPATPAPATPAPASPAPATPSGGYAPKGPAGTQPKATTEEQNVMEQVNNAFKAAVAAAAVVPGPDKYKKFTDTYIPDVERAIADVFKGSNASTFTTKIGMAQKLAYDSADGATPEAKYDSFIAILSESLRIIAGTLEIHGVKPAAEEVKGPIPVAEMKAVDQIDSAFRIAATAADAAPVNDKFTVFESAFDKAIKETTGGAYAGYKFVPALESAVKKAYAATVAEAPEVKFTVFEAALTRTIAAMCVAAKGAAGATNGTDAAGGYKAPAAEAATATPTPAAEAAAATTAPTPTPAAAAGGYKAPAAEATATPAAAAGGYKV from the coding sequence ATGGCGGTGCAGCAGCAGCGCACGGTGGCGCTCTTCTTGGCCGTCGCCCTTGTGGCGGGGCCAGCCGTCTCCTACGCCGCCGATGCCGGCTACGCCCCCGCTACCCCGGCCCCCGCCACCCCTGCCCCCGCCTCCCCTGCCCCCGCCACCCCTTCCGGCGGCTACGCCCCTAAAGGGCCAGCTGGGACGCAGCCCAAGGCGACGACCGAGGAGCAGAATGTGATGGAGCAGGTGAACAACGCCTTCAAGGCGGCCGTGgcggccgccgccgtcgtccctgGGCCGGACAAGTACAAGAAGTTCACCGACACCTACATCCCGGACGTGGAGAGGGCTATAGCGGACGTCTTCAAGGGGTCCAACGCCTCAACTTTCACCACCAAGATCGGCATGGCCCAGAAGCTCGCCTACGACTCCGCCGACGGCGCCACCCCCGAGGCcaagtacgactccttcatcgcCATCCTCAGCGAGTCCCTCCGCATCATCGCCGGCACCCTCGAGATCCACGGCGTCAAGCCCGCTGCCGAGGAGGTCAAGGGCCCCATCCCCGTCGCCGAGATGAAGGCCGTCGACCAGATCGACAGCGCCTTCAGGattgccgccaccgccgccgacgcTGCCCCCGTCAACGACAAGTTCACCGTCTTCGAGTCCGCCTTCGACAAGGCCATCAAGGAGACCACTGGCGGCGCATACGCGGGCTACAAGTTCGTCCCCGCCCTCGAGTCCGCCGTCAAGAAGGCCTACGCCGCCACCGTTGCCGAGGCGCCCGAGGTCAAGTTCACCGTCTTTGAGGCCGCCCTCACCAGGACCATCGCCGCCATGTGCGTCGCAGCCAAGGGCGCCGCCGGCGCCACCAACGGAACTGATGCTGCCGGTGGCTACAAAGCTCCCGCCGCAGAAGCAGCAACCGCCACTCCCACTCCcgccgccgaagcagcagcagcaaccaccGCTCCCACTCCCActcccgccgccgctgccggtgGCTACAAAGCTCCCGCCGCAGAAGCAACCGCCActcccgccgccgctgccggtgGCTACAAAGTCTGA